From the Argopecten irradians isolate NY chromosome 13, Ai_NY, whole genome shotgun sequence genome, one window contains:
- the LOC138305590 gene encoding ficolin-1-A-like: MTSRVVLGDLLPFAALQDVKKGLVTCARKFFWSLCYRTGTDEQTAQSQLSPYPVIQNRLDGEVGFHRNWTEYQDGFGDLQGSFWAGLDIIRALTQTGSILRIEMVTVTGAATYAQYSYFSVGDESSQYRLSIWGYSGNARRWAGTMTGIPNYNCAERFHGGWWYNSCYQCHLNGPYVPLPNNRDGYMTWGRGRARIMKTRMLVK; the protein is encoded by the exons ATGACTTCACGGGTAGTTTTGGGTGATTTATTACCATTCGCTGCACTCCAAGACGTTAAGAAAGGCTTGGTCACATGTGCTAGAAAATTCTTCTGGTCGCTTTGCTATCGTACTGGAACCGACGAACAAACAGCACAGTCACAGTTGTCTCCATACCCG GTGATTCAGAACCGACTGGATGGAGAGGTTGGATTCCACAGGAACTGGACGGAGTACCAGGATGGATTCGGAGACCTACAAGGAAGTTTTTGGGCTG GCCTCGACATAATACGTGCTCTTACCCAGACCGGTTCAATACTCCGTATCGAGATGGTCACCGTGACCGGTGCTGCCACCTACGCCCAGTACTCGTACTTCAGTGTAGGGGACGAGTCGTCCCAGTACCGCTTGTCTATATGGGGATACTCCGGGAACGCCAGAC GATGGGCCGGGACAATGACCGGAATTCCAAACTACAACTGTGCTGAGCGGTTCCATGGCGGTTGGTGGTATAACTCCTGTTATCAATGTCACCTGAACGGACCGTACGTCCCCCTCCCGAACAATAGAGATGGATATATGACATGGGGTAGAGGTCGCGCGCGTATAATGAAAACAAGAATGCTAGTGAAGTGA